The proteins below come from a single Bacteroidales bacterium genomic window:
- a CDS encoding PKD domain-containing protein, whose amino-acid sequence MKKTLLSVIAVLIAFVAFSQPVPRQKVVFEIGTGTWCVYCPGAAMGAADLISNRHDVAIIKYHSGDSYANTYSSARLSYYGISSYPTTKIDGILTHVGGNANNSIYPAYLNYYNQRINVPSPFTVAIYGENTGGLNYDAQVVINKMDTYTASNLVLHFAVTETNIPQTWFNQTHVKDVLRLMAPNQNGTPLDFSATDEIVVDLSFTLNASWVASNMSVIAFVQDVPTKTIFQAYVIELGDLQPASINSSFIASNTEICEGEDVQFTCQSSGNITSWLWTFPGGDPETSTEENPLVIYNTPGVYGVTLEVSNAEETSTTTMDDFIHVDEMPDTPNIPVGDIIVDLYYVTTSEYTVAEITGAEEYSWSLMPLTAGSAEGTANACTVTWNTAFTGQAIISVKAISGACESDYSEELEVTVTNTVGVEDALTMNQFSVSPNPGNGLFVVQLPAIAKGKILNARVYNINGRIVWEDKLRQENTQQLTINLSHLSQGIYYLSLESGTVSLSKSISIMK is encoded by the coding sequence ATGAAAAAAACATTACTCTCTGTTATTGCTGTGCTTATAGCTTTTGTAGCTTTCAGCCAGCCGGTTCCACGCCAAAAAGTAGTATTTGAAATTGGCACAGGCACATGGTGTGTTTATTGCCCGGGAGCTGCTATGGGAGCAGCAGATCTTATTTCCAACAGGCATGATGTTGCCATCATTAAATACCATAGCGGCGATTCCTATGCAAACACTTACTCGTCAGCTCGCCTTTCGTATTACGGTATTTCCAGTTATCCAACTACCAAAATAGATGGTATCCTCACTCATGTTGGAGGCAATGCAAACAATAGTATCTATCCCGCTTACCTCAACTATTACAACCAGAGAATCAATGTGCCTTCGCCGTTCACTGTAGCTATTTACGGAGAAAATACCGGAGGATTGAATTATGATGCCCAGGTTGTAATTAATAAAATGGACACCTACACTGCCAGCAATCTTGTTTTGCATTTTGCTGTTACTGAAACCAACATTCCACAAACCTGGTTTAACCAAACACATGTGAAGGATGTTCTTCGTTTAATGGCACCTAACCAGAACGGCACTCCACTTGATTTTTCAGCAACTGATGAGATAGTCGTTGATTTAAGCTTCACACTTAACGCAAGTTGGGTTGCAAGCAATATGTCAGTAATTGCATTTGTTCAGGATGTACCAACCAAAACGATTTTCCAGGCTTATGTTATTGAATTAGGTGATTTACAGCCTGCTTCAATCAATAGTTCTTTTATTGCCAGTAATACTGAGATCTGCGAAGGCGAAGATGTCCAGTTCACATGTCAGTCATCCGGTAATATTACTTCGTGGTTATGGACATTTCCGGGTGGTGATCCTGAAACATCCACTGAAGAAAATCCCCTGGTTATATACAACACTCCGGGAGTTTATGGAGTTACACTGGAAGTTTCAAATGCTGAGGAAACCAGCACAACTACCATGGATGACTTCATTCATGTTGACGAAATGCCAGACACACCAAACATACCTGTCGGTGATATTATTGTTGACCTGTACTACGTTACAACATCAGAATATACTGTAGCAGAAATAACAGGAGCAGAAGAATATAGTTGGAGCCTGATGCCCCTGACTGCTGGTTCAGCGGAAGGTACAGCCAATGCTTGCACAGTAACCTGGAACACGGCATTTACAGGGCAGGCTATTATTTCAGTCAAGGCTATCAGCGGAGCCTGTGAGTCTGACTACTCCGAAGAACTTGAAGTCACCGTTACAAACACCGTTGGTGTAGAAGATGCATTAACCATGAACCAATTCTCTGTATCACCAAATCCTGGTAATGGATTATTTGTGGTTCAGTTGCCTGCAATAGCAAAGGGCAAAATTCTGAATGCAAGGGTATATAATATCAACGGCAGGATTGTATGGGAGGATAAGTTAAGGCAGGAAAACACACAACAACTTACAATAAACCTCAGCCATCTAAGCCAGGGAATTTATTACCTGTCACTTGAATCCGGCACTGTTAGCCTCAGCAAATCAATCAGCATCATGAAATAG
- the polA gene encoding DNA polymerase I gives MTKKLFLLDAMALIYRAYYALNRNPRINSKGLNTSAVLGFANTLYDVLKNEKPTHIGVAFDTRVPTLRSEGFAAYKANRESMPEDIVSSLPYIVKLIEAFNIPILAVDGYEADDVIGTLAKQAENNDFKVFMMTPDKDFGQLVSENVLIYKPAKFGEKAVVMGIQEVCEKFGIKHPLQVIDMLGLWGDSSDNIPGIPGVGEVTARKLLEEFGSVENLIENSAQISNPKLREKVEAHKQQALISKQLATIVLDVPIDFNEEALVYSEPNVEKLKEILDELEFLTFAKRVFSDLSSEPSQSVTQTRTIQAGLFDAQESGSENEIQNGELLTIHNTAHTYHMVTTAEERSQLIEKLKAASNFCFDTETTGLDTHSSELVCMSFAMQPNEAWCVMLPANYDLALGIVNEFKPLFENPNIEKTGQNLKFDITMLRYYDTEVKGPMFDTMLAHYLLEPDQRHNMDFLARTYLNYEPVPIESLIGKKGKAQGSMRDVSPEILKEYACEDADITLQLRQVFEPQLKESDCHDLFTAIEMPLVPVLASMEAEGVKLDIENLKDYSGVLKTEIGEIEEQIYEQAGTKFNIASPKQLGDILFDKMKIASKPRQTKTKQHSTAEDVLSKLVHKHPIVQLILDYRSLTKLKSTYVDSLPELVNLRTGRIHTSYNQAVTSTGRLSSNNPNLQNIPIRTERGREIRKAFVPRNDDYVMLSADYSQIELRIIASLSSNQNMIDDFNAGRDIHAATAARVYNVTLEEVTPDMRRNAKTVNFGIIYGISAFGLSERLNIPRSEAAEIINQYFSKYSGIRKYMDEQIISAREHGYVETMMKRRRYLRDINSNNSIVRGFAERNAINAPIQGSAADMIKLAMINVFREIEKQKLRSKMILQVHDELVFDVHKNEISEVKNIIEEQMKNALPLKVPVEIDMHTGTNWLEAH, from the coding sequence ATGACAAAGAAACTCTTCCTGCTCGATGCCATGGCATTGATATACCGTGCATATTATGCGCTGAACCGAAACCCTCGGATTAACTCGAAAGGTCTAAATACCAGTGCAGTATTGGGTTTTGCTAATACACTGTACGATGTTTTGAAAAATGAAAAACCCACCCATATCGGGGTAGCATTTGATACCAGGGTACCAACCTTACGCAGCGAGGGTTTTGCCGCATATAAAGCCAACCGTGAAAGCATGCCGGAAGATATAGTTTCTTCCTTGCCTTACATTGTAAAACTGATTGAGGCTTTTAATATTCCTATCCTGGCTGTTGATGGTTACGAGGCCGATGATGTAATCGGAACCTTGGCAAAGCAAGCCGAAAATAATGATTTCAAAGTTTTCATGATGACTCCCGATAAGGATTTCGGGCAATTGGTTTCAGAAAATGTGCTCATTTACAAGCCAGCAAAATTCGGCGAAAAAGCCGTGGTGATGGGGATTCAGGAAGTATGTGAAAAATTTGGGATCAAACATCCGCTACAGGTAATTGATATGCTGGGTTTGTGGGGCGACAGTTCCGATAATATTCCCGGCATCCCGGGTGTTGGCGAAGTAACTGCGCGCAAACTCCTCGAAGAATTCGGATCGGTTGAGAACCTGATTGAAAACAGCGCTCAAATCAGCAATCCAAAGCTACGTGAAAAAGTAGAGGCGCATAAGCAACAGGCCTTAATATCGAAACAACTGGCAACAATTGTGCTTGATGTTCCAATTGATTTCAATGAAGAAGCCCTGGTTTATTCAGAACCAAACGTAGAAAAATTAAAGGAAATTCTTGATGAACTTGAGTTCCTGACTTTTGCGAAACGCGTTTTCTCCGATCTCTCTTCCGAACCTTCGCAATCAGTCACACAAACTAGAACAATCCAGGCCGGACTGTTCGATGCCCAGGAAAGCGGTTCGGAAAATGAGATTCAAAATGGAGAACTGCTTACAATTCATAACACAGCACACACTTATCACATGGTAACAACAGCCGAAGAACGCAGCCAACTGATTGAGAAACTGAAAGCGGCCAGCAACTTTTGCTTCGACACCGAAACTACCGGCCTCGACACCCATAGTTCGGAACTTGTGTGCATGTCATTTGCAATGCAACCAAACGAAGCCTGGTGCGTGATGCTGCCCGCGAATTACGACCTGGCACTGGGCATCGTCAATGAGTTCAAACCATTGTTTGAAAACCCAAACATTGAAAAAACCGGTCAGAACCTCAAGTTCGACATCACCATGCTGCGCTATTACGATACCGAGGTCAAGGGCCCGATGTTCGACACCATGCTGGCACATTACCTGTTGGAACCAGATCAAAGGCATAATATGGATTTCCTGGCCCGAACCTATCTCAACTACGAGCCAGTTCCGATTGAATCGCTGATCGGCAAAAAAGGAAAGGCACAGGGCAGCATGCGCGACGTATCACCTGAAATACTTAAGGAATATGCCTGCGAAGACGCTGATATCACGCTGCAATTGAGGCAGGTTTTTGAACCTCAACTGAAGGAAAGCGACTGCCATGATTTATTTACAGCCATTGAAATGCCGCTGGTGCCTGTGCTAGCCTCAATGGAAGCAGAAGGTGTGAAACTTGATATAGAAAACCTTAAGGACTATTCCGGGGTGTTGAAAACCGAAATCGGGGAAATTGAAGAGCAGATTTATGAACAGGCCGGGACCAAATTCAATATTGCATCCCCGAAACAATTGGGTGATATTTTATTCGACAAAATGAAGATTGCATCCAAACCAAGGCAAACAAAAACCAAACAACATTCCACTGCTGAGGATGTGCTGAGCAAATTGGTTCACAAGCATCCGATTGTACAACTTATTCTAGATTATCGTTCGCTCACAAAACTAAAATCAACCTACGTGGATTCCTTGCCTGAACTTGTGAACCTGCGCACCGGCCGGATTCACACAAGTTATAATCAGGCTGTAACATCAACCGGGCGTTTGAGTTCAAATAATCCGAACCTGCAGAACATTCCGATCCGAACCGAACGCGGCCGTGAAATCCGCAAAGCTTTTGTGCCCCGTAATGATGACTACGTTATGCTTTCAGCCGACTACTCCCAGATTGAGCTCCGCATCATTGCTTCGCTGAGCAGCAACCAAAACATGATTGACGATTTCAATGCGGGACGGGATATTCATGCTGCCACAGCCGCACGTGTTTACAACGTAACCCTTGAAGAGGTTACCCCGGATATGCGCCGCAATGCAAAGACCGTAAATTTTGGGATCATCTATGGCATCTCAGCTTTCGGGCTTTCTGAACGCCTGAATATTCCCCGATCAGAGGCAGCTGAAATCATCAACCAGTATTTTTCAAAATATTCAGGAATCCGAAAGTACATGGATGAGCAAATCATTTCTGCCCGAGAGCATGGCTATGTTGAAACCATGATGAAGCGCCGCAGGTATCTGCGCGATATCAACTCTAACAATAGCATTGTGCGTGGTTTCGCCGAGCGCAACGCTATCAATGCTCCTATCCAGGGATCAGCAGCTGACATGATCAAACTTGCTATGATCAATGTGTTCAGGGAAATAGAAAAACAAAAATTGCGGTCGAAAATGATTTTGCAGGTACATGACGAATTGGTCTTTGATGTTCATAAAAATGAAATCAGTGAAGTGAAGAATATAATTGAAGAACAAATGAAAAACGCTCTCCCGCTTAAAGTGCCCGTAGAGATTGACATGCACACCGGAACCAATTGGCTCGAAGCACACTGA
- a CDS encoding ATP-grasp domain-containing protein, protein MNYIHFSPHFPSNYCAFSAALKKNGVNVLGIGDAHWDQLSHNLKESLSEYYRVDDLHNNHQLLDAADYFINRYSKIDGIDSHNEYWLEREAMLRDKFDIAGLKPEQLATIRSKSEMKKIFRKASLRVAAGKVVQNINEARELIQETGFPVVGKPDKGVGAADTYKICNDEELEGFFSSKPPIDYIMEAFVDGDIISFDGLVGKDGELLFFTAMQNEKGVMEVVHQDSHVYYYTHRDVPADLEAAGRKALKAFDVKGRFFHFEFFREHKTGELVALEVNMRPPGGFSTDMFNYSCDIDVYQAWADMISGKKNGFTFERKYHVCFVSRKSRFAYALSHEEVMNRFGGNIVFSSGIDGALAKAMGDFCYLVRSENLDEMFEIQKAIHQMG, encoded by the coding sequence ATGAATTATATCCATTTTTCGCCACATTTCCCTTCAAATTATTGTGCTTTCAGCGCTGCCTTGAAGAAAAACGGAGTGAATGTGCTTGGCATCGGCGATGCGCATTGGGATCAGCTTTCGCACAATTTGAAAGAAAGCCTTAGCGAATATTACCGGGTAGATGATTTGCACAATAACCATCAACTGTTGGATGCTGCTGATTACTTCATCAATCGCTATTCAAAAATTGACGGGATTGACTCACATAACGAGTATTGGCTTGAAAGAGAGGCCATGCTGCGCGACAAATTTGACATTGCAGGTCTGAAGCCGGAGCAACTGGCAACGATCCGCAGTAAATCGGAAATGAAGAAAATTTTCAGGAAAGCCAGTCTTCGGGTTGCCGCAGGGAAAGTGGTTCAAAACATCAATGAAGCCAGGGAACTGATACAGGAAACTGGTTTTCCTGTTGTTGGAAAACCTGACAAAGGTGTAGGCGCTGCTGACACCTATAAGATTTGCAATGACGAGGAACTTGAAGGTTTTTTCAGCAGCAAGCCACCGATTGATTATATCATGGAGGCTTTTGTAGATGGTGATATAATTTCATTCGACGGACTAGTGGGCAAAGATGGAGAGTTGCTCTTTTTTACCGCCATGCAGAACGAAAAAGGGGTCATGGAAGTAGTTCATCAGGATTCGCATGTTTATTACTATACCCATAGGGATGTTCCCGCCGACCTTGAAGCTGCCGGGCGAAAAGCGCTGAAGGCTTTTGATGTCAAGGGCAGGTTTTTTCATTTTGAATTTTTTCGCGAACACAAAACCGGTGAACTCGTAGCATTGGAAGTGAATATGCGGCCTCCGGGCGGTTTTTCCACTGATATGTTTAACTACAGCTGCGATATTGATGTTTACCAGGCCTGGGCAGATATGATTTCAGGAAAGAAAAACGGTTTTACTTTTGAAAGGAAATACCATGTGTGTTTTGTAAGCCGGAAGTCTCGTTTTGCCTATGCTTTATCACATGAAGAAGTGATGAACCGGTTTGGTGGGAATATTGTTTTTTCCAGCGGCATTGATGGCGCTTTGGCAAAGGCGATGGGCGATTTCTGCTACCTTGTCCGCAGCGAAAACCTTGATGAAATGTTTGAAATCCAAAAGGCGATCCACCAGATGGGTTAG